A genomic region of Roseateles amylovorans contains the following coding sequences:
- a CDS encoding septal ring lytic transglycosylase RlpA family protein translates to MFEARPAGQRLAVLTCALFLAACASRGPAPKSPSPSPSGGPKVTQWPDKDGPEAQAPADLDKIPDALPRLESIRKGGPNKPYAVAGRSYQPIVDDQPLVERGLASWYGRKFHGRQTASGEVYNMYAMTAAHATMPIPSYARVRNPKNGREVIVRINDRGPFHPGRIVDLSYTAALKLDLLRGVGQVEVERITYEDIRTGAWTRGRELPASPPAQDTPVYAAASPSGAPSLPTTADARPPARELQDLSPAAASATPSPRGSSVAAAKPGTAAPTRTVPAAGPVTSVTAGGTSVATAAASTAGAGAGMVPLPVTALPAGTDLDTPASELPGALATAPTSGTPTASQARSPAADSAQVPRLQLAAAPGFWLQLGAFSRLEGAETLREQFNRELDWMAPMLAIFKDKSLHRLQAGPFISREDARAAAERVRTAMALTPVLVERR, encoded by the coding sequence ATGTTTGAAGCCCGCCCCGCCGGCCAGCGTCTGGCCGTCCTGACGTGTGCACTGTTCCTGGCCGCCTGCGCCAGCCGCGGTCCCGCCCCCAAAAGTCCCTCACCCAGCCCCTCCGGCGGCCCCAAGGTCACCCAGTGGCCCGACAAGGACGGCCCCGAAGCCCAAGCGCCCGCCGACCTGGACAAGATCCCCGACGCCCTGCCGCGCCTGGAAAGCATCCGCAAGGGGGGGCCGAACAAGCCCTATGCCGTCGCCGGCCGGAGCTACCAGCCGATCGTGGACGACCAGCCGCTGGTCGAACGGGGCCTGGCGTCCTGGTACGGCCGCAAGTTTCACGGCAGACAGACCGCCAGCGGCGAGGTCTACAACATGTATGCCATGACCGCGGCCCACGCGACCATGCCCATCCCGAGCTATGCCCGGGTGCGCAATCCGAAGAACGGGCGGGAGGTGATCGTCCGGATCAATGACCGCGGGCCCTTCCACCCCGGCCGGATCGTGGACCTGAGCTACACCGCCGCGCTGAAACTGGACCTCCTGCGCGGCGTCGGCCAGGTGGAGGTCGAGCGCATCACCTACGAGGACATCCGCACCGGCGCCTGGACCCGGGGTCGGGAGTTGCCCGCCAGCCCGCCCGCCCAGGACACACCGGTCTATGCCGCCGCCTCACCCAGCGGGGCGCCCAGCTTGCCGACCACGGCCGACGCCCGGCCGCCTGCGCGCGAGCTGCAAGACCTGTCCCCCGCCGCCGCCAGCGCCACGCCGTCCCCGCGCGGCAGCTCGGTGGCCGCCGCCAAGCCGGGCACCGCAGCGCCCACGCGGACGGTGCCGGCCGCTGGTCCGGTCACGTCTGTGACCGCCGGCGGCACCTCCGTCGCCACGGCCGCCGCCTCGACGGCAGGCGCAGGCGCTGGCATGGTGCCCCTGCCAGTGACCGCGCTGCCGGCCGGAACCGATCTCGACACCCCCGCCTCCGAACTGCCTGGCGCCTTGGCCACAGCCCCCACCTCGGGCACGCCGACCGCCAGCCAGGCGCGTTCCCCAGCCGCCGACAGCGCCCAGGTCCCGCGCCTGCAACTGGCGGCTGCGCCCGGCTTCTGGCTGCAGTTGGGCGCGTTCTCGCGACTGGAAGGCGCCGAGACGCTGCGCGAGCAGTTCAACCGAGAGCTGGACTGGATGGCGCCGATGCTGGCCATCTTCAAGGACAAGAGCCTGCATCGACTGCAGGCCGGACCGTTCATCAGCCGGGAAGACGCCCGAGCCGCGGCCGAGCGGGTGCGCACCGCCATGGCACTGACGCCAGTGCTGGTCGAGCGGCGTTGA
- a CDS encoding transglutaminase family protein, protein MHLHISHETVYTYDAPLNRSTQYLRLTPRPAPGVRVLSWHLQLPASASICKDAFGNTMHVLSLDGPRGEIHLRAIGEVITDDAPPHPDPTDELPAPLFLRDSPLTRADASLRSFAAGFAEAAAQDAHAALMALMQAVGDRMPYVQGFTDAATPAAQAFSSGYGVCQDHAQVFACCARLLGLPARYVSGYLATDAAHVASHAWAEVRLPAGGASFPDAPAGGWLGYDVSNQCLADARHVKLAIGADYLDACPVRGVRTGGGMETMRAEVLVKPGTGLQQ, encoded by the coding sequence ATGCATCTGCACATCTCCCACGAAACCGTCTACACCTACGACGCCCCGCTGAATCGCAGCACCCAGTACCTGCGGCTCACGCCCCGTCCCGCCCCCGGCGTGCGGGTGCTGAGCTGGCACCTGCAGCTGCCCGCCTCCGCCAGCATCTGCAAGGACGCCTTCGGCAACACGATGCATGTGCTGAGCCTGGACGGCCCCCGCGGCGAGATCCATCTGCGTGCCATCGGCGAGGTCATCACCGACGACGCGCCACCCCATCCGGACCCGACCGACGAACTGCCCGCCCCGCTGTTCCTGCGCGACAGCCCGCTGACCCGCGCCGACGCGTCGCTGCGCAGCTTCGCTGCCGGCTTTGCCGAAGCCGCCGCGCAGGACGCCCATGCGGCGTTGATGGCCCTGATGCAGGCGGTGGGCGATCGCATGCCGTATGTGCAGGGCTTCACCGATGCCGCAACCCCGGCGGCCCAGGCCTTCTCCAGCGGCTACGGCGTCTGCCAGGACCATGCCCAGGTCTTCGCCTGCTGCGCCCGCCTGCTGGGCCTGCCGGCCCGTTATGTGTCCGGCTATCTGGCCACCGATGCGGCCCATGTGGCCAGCCATGCCTGGGCCGAAGTGCGGCTGCCGGCCGGTGGGGCCTCCTTCCCGGACGCGCCGGCGGGCGGCTGGCTGGGTTATGACGTCAGCAACCAGTGCCTGGCCGATGCCCGTCATGTGAAGTTGGCCATTGGCGCCGACTATCTGGACGCCTGCCCGGTGCGCGGCGTGCGGACCGGCGGCGGCATGGAGACCATGCGGGCCGAGGTGCTCGTGAAACCCGGCACGGGACTGCAGCAATGA
- a CDS encoding amino acid ABC transporter permease — protein sequence MVEFTLWDIVRNLMLALRWTVALSLIAFIGGGLVGALLLWLRLGMGRRTQWAIGLYVQLFQGTPLLMQLFLAYFGLALLGVEVSAWTAAALALTAYTSAYLVEIWRGCVEAVPRGQWEAARSLAMSFGEQLRHVILPQALKMAIAPTVGFLVQVIKGTALASVIGFVELTKAGSMIANASFKPFLVFGCVALFYFVLCFPVSLVAQHLERKQHGRTA from the coding sequence ATGGTTGAGTTCACCCTGTGGGACATCGTCCGAAACCTGATGCTGGCGCTGCGATGGACGGTCGCGCTGTCGCTGATCGCCTTCATCGGCGGCGGGCTGGTCGGCGCGCTGCTGCTGTGGCTGCGATTGGGCATGGGACGTCGCACCCAGTGGGCCATCGGTCTGTATGTGCAGCTGTTCCAGGGCACGCCGCTGCTGATGCAGCTGTTCCTGGCTTACTTCGGGCTGGCGCTGCTGGGCGTGGAGGTGTCCGCCTGGACCGCCGCTGCGCTGGCACTGACCGCCTACACCAGTGCCTATCTGGTCGAGATCTGGCGCGGTTGCGTCGAGGCCGTGCCGCGTGGCCAGTGGGAAGCGGCGCGCAGCCTGGCGATGAGCTTCGGTGAACAACTGCGCCACGTCATCCTGCCGCAGGCGCTGAAGATGGCGATTGCGCCGACGGTCGGCTTCCTGGTGCAGGTCATCAAGGGCACGGCCCTGGCCTCGGTGATCGGCTTTGTCGAGCTGACCAAGGCCGGCAGCATGATCGCCAATGCGAGCTTCAAGCCCTTCCTGGTGTTCGGCTGCGTGGCGCTGTTCTATTTCGTCCTGTGCTTCCCCGTGAGCCTGGTCGCCCAACATCTGGAAAGGAAGCAGCATGGCCGCACAGCCTGA
- a CDS encoding amino acid ABC transporter permease, which produces MIEFDFGAVLAEWPLLLRGLAWTVGLTAVAVPLGLLIATLGAWARACGSTALRRLVGVYVELLRNTPFIVQLFFIFFGLPSMGVKLSPELASLIAMTLNLGAYGTEILRAGIQATPRGQWEAAQSLALGPVQTFTRVVLPPAFQRVWPAMTGQIIIVMLGSAVCGQISTEELSYAANLIQSRNFRAFEAFIMATAIYLALSMLTRRLLRWVGARFLFGSAPVAPRRPTVPEPLTGRSHG; this is translated from the coding sequence GTGATCGAGTTCGACTTCGGCGCCGTCCTCGCCGAATGGCCGCTGCTGTTGCGCGGCCTGGCCTGGACGGTCGGGCTGACGGCGGTGGCCGTGCCGCTGGGGCTGCTGATCGCCACGCTGGGCGCCTGGGCTCGCGCCTGCGGTTCCACCGCGCTGCGGCGGCTGGTGGGGGTGTATGTCGAGCTGCTGCGCAACACGCCGTTCATCGTGCAGCTCTTCTTCATCTTCTTCGGCCTGCCGTCGATGGGGGTGAAGCTGTCGCCCGAGCTGGCGTCCTTGATCGCCATGACCCTGAACCTCGGCGCCTACGGCACCGAGATCCTGCGGGCCGGCATTCAGGCCACGCCGCGCGGCCAATGGGAAGCGGCGCAGAGCCTGGCGCTCGGCCCGGTCCAGACCTTCACCCGGGTGGTGCTGCCGCCGGCGTTCCAGCGGGTGTGGCCGGCGATGACCGGTCAGATCATCATCGTGATGCTGGGGTCGGCGGTGTGCGGACAGATCTCCACTGAAGAGCTGAGCTATGCGGCCAACCTGATCCAGAGCCGCAACTTCCGCGCATTCGAGGCCTTCATCATGGCCACCGCGATCTATCTGGCGCTGTCGATGCTGACGCGTCGGCTGCTGCGCTGGGTGGGGGCGCGTTTCCTGTTCGGCAGTGCGCCCGTGGCGCCGCGTCGGCCCACGGTGCCGGAACCGTTGACCGGGAGGTCGCATGGTTGA
- a CDS encoding amino acid ABC transporter ATP-binding protein: protein MAAQPEDLAAPKVAPKVPIVRITALRKSYGSNEVLKGIDLDVLRGEVIALIGKSGSGKSTLLRCINGLEPFQDGSLTVAGKPLLYESAMAMRNLRQQVGMIFQSFNLFPHLSVGRNVMLAPTLVKKTATAEAADQARALLARVGLAEKFDAMPEQLSGGQQQRVAIARALAMSPQVLLCDEITSALDPELVGEVLRVVESLAEEGMTLLMVTHEMSFARKVADRVIFMHQGRVHEIGPPQEIFGAPKTPELRQFLSSLQE from the coding sequence ATGGCCGCACAGCCTGAAGACCTGGCCGCGCCGAAAGTGGCGCCCAAGGTGCCCATCGTGCGCATCACCGCCCTGCGCAAGTCGTACGGCAGCAACGAGGTGCTCAAGGGCATCGACCTGGATGTGCTGCGCGGCGAGGTGATCGCGCTCATCGGCAAGAGCGGCTCGGGCAAGAGCACGCTGCTGCGCTGCATCAACGGGCTCGAACCGTTCCAGGACGGGTCGTTGACCGTCGCCGGCAAGCCGCTGCTGTATGAAAGCGCGATGGCCATGCGCAACCTGCGCCAGCAGGTGGGCATGATCTTCCAGAGCTTCAATCTCTTTCCCCACCTCAGCGTGGGCCGCAATGTGATGCTGGCGCCGACGCTGGTGAAGAAGACCGCCACCGCGGAGGCCGCGGATCAGGCGCGCGCGCTGTTGGCGCGGGTTGGCCTGGCGGAGAAGTTCGACGCCATGCCGGAGCAGCTCTCCGGTGGCCAGCAGCAGCGGGTGGCCATTGCGCGAGCGCTGGCGATGTCGCCGCAGGTGCTGCTGTGCGATGAGATCACCTCGGCGCTGGATCCGGAACTCGTGGGCGAGGTGCTGCGGGTGGTGGAGTCCCTGGCCGAGGAGGGCATGACGCTGCTGATGGTCACCCACGAGATGAGCTTTGCTCGCAAGGTGGCCGACCGGGTGATCTTCATGCACCAGGGCCGGGTCCACGAGATCGGCCCGCCGCAGGAGATCTTCGGCGCGCCGAAGACGCCGGAGCTCAGGCAGTTCCTGTCGTCGCTGCAGGAGTGA
- a CDS encoding alpha-E domain-containing protein, whose protein sequence is MLSRTASQLYWMSRYLERAENLVRMLDVTHSLSLLPQSRGAATELAAPLAVTGTLEAYQARHARLSAEQLFRFMGLELDNPASVVSCIRQARENAHAVRGQITAEMWEAINTSWLEARELARHGVTDPSSFFDWVKERSHLFRGATYGTLQRNDAYCFIRLGTFVERADNTARLLDVKSQLIAPAVDTLAPVDVPSESAPDFYAWNALLRSLSAFEAYHAAYRDSLNGRRVTELLILRPDVPRSLRACCDEIRAILPQIEARVGAEDAGRGAKQRAGELALRLEYGVVDEILDTGLHAWLTAFLEDSALLSLSIQRAYFEAQ, encoded by the coding sequence ATGCTGTCGAGAACCGCTTCCCAGCTCTACTGGATGAGCCGTTACCTGGAACGCGCCGAGAACCTGGTCCGCATGCTGGACGTGACCCACTCGCTGTCGCTGCTGCCGCAGTCGCGCGGCGCGGCGACCGAACTGGCGGCGCCGCTGGCGGTCACCGGCACGCTGGAGGCCTATCAGGCCCGCCACGCCCGGCTGAGCGCCGAGCAGTTGTTCCGCTTCATGGGACTGGAACTGGACAACCCGGCCTCGGTCGTGTCGTGCATCCGGCAGGCGCGTGAGAACGCCCATGCGGTGCGCGGCCAGATCACCGCCGAGATGTGGGAGGCCATCAACACCAGTTGGCTGGAGGCGCGCGAACTGGCGCGCCACGGGGTGACCGATCCGTCCTCCTTCTTCGACTGGGTGAAGGAACGGTCGCACCTGTTCCGCGGCGCCACCTACGGCACGCTGCAGCGCAACGACGCCTATTGCTTCATCCGCCTGGGTACCTTCGTCGAGCGGGCTGACAACACCGCGCGGCTGCTGGATGTGAAATCCCAGTTGATCGCCCCCGCGGTCGACACCCTGGCGCCGGTTGACGTGCCGAGCGAAAGCGCCCCGGACTTCTATGCCTGGAACGCGCTGCTGCGCTCGCTGTCGGCCTTCGAGGCCTATCACGCGGCCTACCGCGACAGCCTGAACGGCCGCCGCGTCACCGAGCTGCTGATCCTGCGGCCGGATGTGCCGCGCTCATTGCGCGCGTGCTGCGATGAAATCCGTGCGATCCTGCCGCAGATCGAGGCCCGCGTCGGTGCGGAGGATGCCGGACGCGGCGCCAAGCAACGCGCCGGCGAACTGGCCCTGCGGCTGGAATACGGCGTGGTCGACGAAATCCTGGACACCGGCCTGCACGCCTGGCTCACCGCCTTCCTGGAGGATTCCGCCTTGCTCAGCCTGTCCATCCAGCGCGCCTATTTCGAGGCGCAATGA
- a CDS encoding proteasome-type protease, producing MRLRAGLLFASDSRTNAGVDHIATFRKMNLFEAPGERLVTLLTAGNLATTQSVVSLLRQRAAGNEPHLMNLSSMYDVAELVGRTLREVVSRDSEGNGQLNQGVDFGANFIVGGQIRGEEPRIFHVYPQGNFIEATEDTPYLQIGESKYGKPIIDRVIDYDSSLAEATKCALISFDSTIRSNLSVGLPIDMLLYKSDSFAPAVPHRITRDDPYFKTVSQGWGGGLKRVFEQLPDDDWFAAERTGQ from the coding sequence ATGAGGTTGCGCGCCGGCCTCCTGTTTGCCTCGGATTCCCGCACCAATGCCGGGGTGGACCATATCGCCACGTTCCGCAAGATGAACCTGTTCGAGGCACCGGGCGAACGGCTGGTGACCTTGCTCACCGCCGGTAACCTGGCCACCACCCAGAGCGTGGTGAGCCTGCTGCGCCAGCGTGCGGCGGGCAATGAGCCGCATCTGATGAACCTGTCGTCGATGTACGACGTGGCCGAGTTGGTGGGCCGCACGCTCCGGGAAGTCGTCTCGCGCGACAGCGAAGGCAACGGCCAGTTGAACCAGGGCGTGGACTTCGGCGCCAACTTCATCGTCGGCGGCCAGATCCGGGGCGAAGAGCCGCGGATCTTTCACGTCTATCCACAGGGCAACTTCATCGAGGCCACCGAGGACACGCCGTATCTGCAGATCGGCGAATCCAAATACGGCAAGCCGATCATCGACCGCGTGATCGACTACGACAGCTCGCTGGCCGAGGCCACCAAGTGCGCGCTGATCTCGTTCGATTCGACGATCCGCAGCAATCTGTCGGTCGGCCTGCCGATCGACATGCTGCTCTATAAGTCCGACAGCTTCGCGCCCGCCGTGCCGCACCGGATCACCCGGGACGATCCGTACTTCAAGACCGTCAGCCAGGGCTGGGGCGGCGGCTTGAAGCGGGTGTTCGAGCAACTGCCGGACGACGACTGGTTTGCTGCGGAGCGGACGGGGCAGTAA
- a CDS encoding GntR family transcriptional regulator: MGSTATDISQRIIEAVLAQKLAPGTRLGEQQLALLFDCSRTIVREALTGLAARGIVTVSARRGWYLIAPSQDEAREAFEARRVIELGLIRGQRALEKPALARLKKHLQQERAALRGDDVGARSFLLGDFHVCLAECLGNSLLADTLRDYTARTTLIAMLYQSSHDAAQSCEEHVAIVAALERGDATAAESLMAAHLASVQAGLQMETPADDPLQQLRQALTPMPQAHARRAVRDSRPTDAEVTDPPPAAYLGALL, from the coding sequence ATGGGTTCCACCGCCACCGACATCAGCCAGCGCATCATCGAAGCGGTGCTGGCGCAGAAGCTGGCCCCCGGCACACGGCTGGGGGAGCAGCAACTGGCGTTGTTGTTCGACTGCAGCCGCACCATCGTCCGCGAGGCGCTGACCGGGCTGGCGGCGCGCGGCATCGTGACCGTCAGCGCGCGGCGGGGCTGGTACCTGATCGCGCCGTCGCAGGACGAGGCGCGTGAAGCCTTCGAGGCGCGTCGGGTGATCGAGCTGGGCCTGATCCGCGGGCAGCGTGCGCTGGAGAAACCCGCCCTGGCCCGACTGAAGAAGCATCTGCAACAGGAGCGGGCGGCGCTGCGGGGCGACGATGTCGGCGCCCGCAGCTTTCTGCTGGGGGACTTCCATGTCTGCCTGGCGGAATGCCTGGGCAACAGCCTGCTGGCCGACACCCTGCGCGACTACACCGCGCGCACCACGCTGATCGCGATGCTCTACCAGTCCTCGCACGACGCAGCGCAATCCTGCGAGGAGCATGTCGCCATCGTGGCGGCGCTGGAGCGCGGCGATGCGACGGCAGCCGAGTCGCTGATGGCCGCCCATCTGGCCAGCGTGCAGGCCGGCCTGCAGATGGAGACGCCGGCCGACGACCCCCTTCAACAACTGCGGCAGGCGCTCACGCCGATGCCGCAGGCGCATGCCCGGCGTGCGGTGCGGGACTCGCGCCCGACCGACGCCGAGGTCACCGATCCTCCCCCCGCCGCCTATCTAGGAGCCTTGCTATGA
- a CDS encoding transporter substrate-binding domain-containing protein: MSHAAVSSRLSRRLLLAAGLSLAALGVQAQTALETITKSKTIKIAIPTDYPPYGFVGPDMKPQGLDVAVAELIAAKLGVKVELVPVTSANRIPYLQTKKADLVISTLGKNPEREKVISFSAAYAPFFQAVFAAKSLPIKSFADLAGKSVAVTRGAMEDQELAKVAPASLDYKRFEDNNATIAAFSAGQTQVLATSAAVAGNLMQRNPGLNIEYKLLLKDSPCYVGVAKGEDALLAKVNSIIAAAKQAGELEALSKKWLGRSTGELPL, translated from the coding sequence ATGAGTCACGCCGCCGTCTCTTCCCGCCTGTCGCGCCGCCTGTTGTTGGCTGCAGGCCTCAGCCTCGCCGCCCTCGGCGTCCAGGCCCAGACCGCCCTGGAGACGATCACCAAGTCCAAGACCATCAAGATCGCGATCCCGACCGACTACCCGCCGTACGGCTTCGTCGGACCCGACATGAAGCCGCAGGGCCTGGACGTGGCGGTGGCCGAGCTGATCGCCGCCAAGCTCGGTGTGAAGGTGGAGCTGGTACCGGTGACCAGCGCCAATCGCATTCCCTATCTGCAGACCAAGAAGGCGGATCTGGTGATCTCTACCCTCGGCAAGAACCCGGAGCGCGAGAAGGTCATCAGCTTCAGTGCCGCCTATGCGCCGTTCTTCCAGGCGGTGTTCGCCGCGAAGAGCCTGCCGATCAAGAGCTTTGCCGATCTCGCCGGCAAGTCGGTGGCGGTGACGCGTGGCGCGATGGAGGACCAGGAGCTGGCCAAGGTCGCGCCCGCCTCGCTCGACTACAAGCGCTTCGAAGACAACAACGCCACCATCGCGGCCTTCTCCGCCGGTCAGACCCAGGTGCTGGCCACCAGCGCCGCCGTGGCGGGCAACCTGATGCAGCGCAATCCCGGGCTGAACATCGAATACAAGCTGCTGCTCAAGGACAGCCCCTGCTATGTGGGCGTGGCCAAGGGCGAGGACGCCTTGCTCGCCAAGGTCAACAGCATCATCGCCGCGGCCAAGCAGGCGGGTGAGCTGGAGGCGCTGTCCAAGAAGTGGCTGGGCCGGAGCACCGGCGAACTGCCGCTGTGA
- the nadC gene encoding carboxylating nicotinate-nucleotide diphosphorylase yields MFDHNETLDEARARNIREALFEDIGRCDWTAQLVPAGRRVRAHVRVREAAVLCGRDWFNGVFAALDATARIDWQYDEGADMAPDTVVCQIEADGRSLLSAERPALNFLQLLSGTATITRTHARAIEGASPNPRGCVVLDTRKTLPGLRLAQKYAVRVGGGANQRLALYDGILIKENHIAAAGGVTQALAQAQALNAGVTIQVEVETLDQLREALAAGAVSVLLDNFTEPRMREAVSITAGRALLEVSGGVALDQLRWIAATGVDRISIGRLTKDVKAVDYSMRVDG; encoded by the coding sequence ATGTTCGACCACAACGAAACCCTGGACGAGGCCCGCGCCCGCAACATCCGCGAGGCCCTGTTCGAGGACATCGGCCGCTGCGACTGGACCGCCCAGCTGGTGCCCGCCGGCCGTCGCGTGCGGGCCCATGTGCGCGTGCGCGAGGCCGCCGTGCTGTGTGGTCGCGACTGGTTCAACGGCGTCTTCGCCGCCCTGGATGCGACCGCCCGCATCGACTGGCAGTACGACGAGGGCGCCGACATGGCCCCCGACACCGTGGTCTGCCAGATCGAGGCCGACGGCCGCTCGCTGCTCTCGGCCGAGCGCCCGGCACTGAACTTCCTGCAGTTGCTGTCCGGCACCGCCACCATCACCCGCACCCATGCGCGGGCCATCGAGGGTGCGAGCCCCAATCCGCGCGGCTGTGTGGTGCTGGACACCCGCAAGACGCTGCCCGGCCTGCGACTGGCGCAGAAGTACGCGGTGCGCGTGGGCGGGGGCGCCAATCAGCGCCTGGCCCTGTATGACGGCATCCTGATCAAGGAAAACCACATCGCCGCTGCCGGTGGCGTCACCCAGGCGCTGGCCCAGGCGCAGGCATTGAACGCCGGCGTGACCATCCAGGTCGAGGTGGAAACGCTGGATCAACTGCGCGAGGCCCTGGCGGCTGGCGCGGTCAGTGTGCTGCTGGACAACTTCACCGAGCCCAGGATGCGGGAGGCGGTGTCGATCACGGCCGGCCGCGCGCTGCTGGAGGTGTCCGGCGGCGTGGCGTTGGATCAGCTGCGATGGATCGCCGCGACCGGGGTGGACCGGATCTCGATCGGTCGACTGACCAAGGACGTCAAGGCGGTCGATTATTCGATGCGGGTGGACGGCTGA
- a CDS encoding fumarylacetoacetate hydrolase family protein, with protein MSTYIFPPAPQAAVAVRGTDARYAVSRIFCVGRNYAAHAREMGSDPTREPPFYFTKPASALAPSGGTIPYAPGTKNLHYEMELVIAIGKPVFKATPEQAGDAVWGYAAGLDMTRRDLQNEAKAIGRPWDLGKGFEHSAVITELVPRDQIGELSRGAITLSVNGTEKQRGDLSDMIWSVPELVANLSQFYHLQPGDLIYTGTPEGVGPVQPGDQIVGVIEGFGELHLTIGAAE; from the coding sequence ATGAGCACCTACATCTTCCCCCCCGCGCCCCAGGCTGCCGTGGCCGTGCGCGGCACCGACGCCCGTTACGCCGTCAGCCGCATCTTCTGCGTCGGCCGCAACTACGCGGCCCATGCCCGCGAGATGGGCAGCGATCCGACCCGTGAACCGCCGTTCTACTTCACCAAGCCGGCCAGCGCGCTGGCGCCGTCGGGCGGCACCATTCCGTACGCCCCCGGCACGAAGAACCTGCATTACGAGATGGAGCTGGTCATTGCCATCGGCAAGCCGGTGTTCAAGGCCACGCCCGAGCAGGCCGGCGACGCCGTCTGGGGCTATGCCGCCGGGCTGGACATGACCCGCCGCGACCTGCAGAACGAGGCCAAGGCCATCGGCCGGCCCTGGGACCTGGGCAAGGGCTTCGAGCATTCGGCGGTCATCACCGAGCTCGTCCCCCGTGATCAGATCGGCGAACTCAGCCGGGGCGCGATCACGCTGTCGGTCAACGGCACCGAGAAGCAACGCGGTGACCTGTCCGACATGATCTGGAGCGTGCCTGAACTGGTGGCCAACCTGTCGCAGTTCTATCACCTGCAACCGGGCGACCTGATCTACACCGGCACGCCCGAAGGCGTGGGCCCGGTGCAACCGGGCGACCAGATCGTCGGCGTGATCGAGGGCTTCGGCGAGCTGCACCTCACCATCGGCGCTGCCGAGTGA